The Raphanus sativus cultivar WK10039 unplaced genomic scaffold, ASM80110v3 Scaffold3340, whole genome shotgun sequence genome contains the following window.
GATATTGATTTATTTGTGTCAAATTAAGTTAAAAGCTTCATAATTGTATTTGGATAGTTTCTTCTCTATACATGTGTTACTTTGAGAAgatatatttagtttacatcCATCACTTAAGTCTACTCTTCTGTGGACCATCAGTTAGAAAAAAATGGGTTTGTCAACTTCATACAACAAAAGTATTTGTAGATGAGGCAAATTATATCCTTTACCAACGTTCAGCAAATCAGAATGAGCTATTTACTCTAACCATAAACCCAAAATGCTTAGCGCAGCAGTTATAATCATTATCACATGACTCAAACTTCATTCCAACAGCTGGGGCATAACCATCTTCTCTCCAACAGGTTAAATAAACAGTATAGCAAGAGCAAAAAGCAAATTTGTCTTCCTTATCAATGGGCTTAGCAGTTGGTCCGAATCATATGATTTGCAGAACACAAAACAACACATACGTAATTGGCAAACCAAAAACAGAGTTTATTATAATGCTTACAgtgtttttcttaaaaatgatgAAAATTGACAATTGAAGAAAGAAGACGAAGACAATAAGAGTTTGCTTACGATTGAGATCAGAAAATGGTTTAAAACTTTGTAATCCTAATCGTTTAACTATGCTTAACTAAGGACGTATTTCCTTTTTCAATTGTTTTCCAAAACTAAAGACATAAAAAAAGCAATCAACCAaatcttttacaaaataatatactgaGTTTAAGTTAGAAACGTTTCAGAAACGTTTTCTAAACCTAACTACGCCGTCTCCACAAATATTTGCCGTCCCCACCGACTCTGAAACGTTTCGGAAACGTTCCCACACTGTCCCCACCACGTCCCCGTCCCTGAAACGCCGCTGGTACGTGATACGGCAGTGAATTGCCGTCCCCGTGCTTCATAGCTTGAAAGTAACCACCTCTGCAGTAACAATCCAAGCTTGGTCATGGAACCAAATAGATGCTGCCCGTGAAAAGACTGTTATTAGGAAAAAAAAGCTAACCATCAATAGTTTTCTAAGTTCAAGGTTTGTGATTATCTGTCGGAACCGACTTGGATCACCAATTATAACAGCTGGAACATTGCTAGAAACATAAACAGCCAACCGTTCTTGCCACAAAACAAACAGTTGCTAGAAACAGAAACATTCATTAGAGAAAGAGTGGGCATGCTATAGGATGTCTTGTGTTTGTGTGGTTATACCTCGATTCCTTTTTTCAGCAACCTTGCCAGAGAGGAGTGATGAAACATTATCCATGAGAAAGCGGAGATCAAAAGGCACGTTTTCGAGCTTAATCCTTCCTGACTCAATCTTTGCCTGATCAAGAACCTCGTTTATCAACGATATGAGATCTTTCCTACTGCCGTGAGCGGTTTCAGCAGAGTCCATTTGTTTAGCGTCAAGATCAGTGTCCATCAGCAACTTCAGCATCCCTGTGACTGAAGAATCAAAAACGATaagaacagaaaaaaagaatcaCAGAGGATAAAGATGTGACTGAAGCCAATAGTGTATTTGTGGTGAGTGATCCTGTAGTTCCTCGTCGCGAAGAAGGTGTTTGGTGAGATCGAGCTGCTGCAAGGTAGCGATGTGAAAGTTGATCGGCCAAGACAGGGGAGACATCGTTGTTGAGCTGAGCCACTGGAGCCTTTCTGGTGGATAAAGCCGCTTTGGTTGCTATAGTttgatgtgatttttttttttggttagatcTATATAGGAGAATGCGGAAAGGAAAAATAAAGGAGTGAATAAAGACATCACTAAATTGATGAATCAGTGTGGCTGTTACAGCAATTACAGAGGAACGATGAAGTGAAAGAGGCAGAGTTCAAAGACGTTTCGACTGAACATAGGTTTAGGGTTGTTGGATTTAATGTGGGTTGTAACTAAGTTATAAAGCCCAATAAAAATTTCCCGTTTTGCTCTTGTTTCGTCAAAGACGGTGGTGACATGGCGAGATGAAGCTCCCctattggttgatttaattAATCCGACGTGGGTAGCCTATCTATGGATCTTATTtcccttttagtatagtatagatatatCAGAAAAGCGTAAGGACTAAGGAAAAACAAAATGTCAGCTTTTTTACGTGCGTTGATTTTTCAGATCTGTAAAAAAGTCCAGAGTCCATTCACTTGGTTAAAAATAAACCATGATTAAGCTGTCTGATTAGCACGTAACGTTGACATGCGACCATCTATTTACTAGGCctaactatttaattttttattaaacaagCTTCCTTTTATCAAAATCCTATTTTTTCGAGTGTATTCTGCTAATTACCGATGTATATATAGCTTTTGAAGTTACCAGACAGTTGTATCCCAGTGTCTGATTTTCGCGCTTTTAATTAGCTGACGAGGCTTAAAAATTAAACGTTgataataataagaataaagGAGTAGGAAACAGTAGTATTCAAATAATACGTAGGTAGGTATCGTAGAGGGAGTAGTACaaaggaaaaataaatgaaaaagacgactcgaagaaaaagaaaagcgAAAGGTTTCTTCGTCAAGATGGTAAAGCTAAGTAACAAGGAACCTTCTCCTCCATTATTAAGCTTACCTTACCTTACAATCTCCTAGTAGATTCaaagggaaagagagagagagagaaagaaacaaagttgcttttgttttttattcttgatTCCTTTTAAATCCAAACCGTGTCTTAGTCCTACTCTCTATAATCTCCGGCGAGCGATGACGACGGCGGAGGGAGAGTACTCGAAGGCCAAAACGTCGGTATGGTGGGACATAGAGAACTGTGAGGTGCCTAAAGGGTGGGATGCACACGCGATTGCTCAGAATGTGAGTTCTGCTTTGTTGAATATGAACTACGGAGGTCCTGTCTCGATCTCCGCGTACGGAGACACCAATCTCATCCCTCACGCTGTTCAGCAAGCGTTGTCCTCTACTGGCGTTGGTCTTAATCATGTTCCTGCAGGTTTCACTTCTTTTTATATTTGTCTGAAAAGTGGGATCTTTTGGTTAGTTGTTAGCTGATTATGATCCAAGAACTATACTTTTAAGCGATCTTTGCTAATACAAAGTGTAGAAattgaaatagtttttttttcatcattaaaaAGCTCAGTTCATTTATATTATAAGTTGTCTTAGTTTCGTTAACAgttctgtttgtttttttctgagtttttgtttttgagtttaTGTAGCTTCTTAGATGATGGTCTTAGTTGATTACAtctcattgtttttttttgggtcaaaacaCATCTCACTGTTTAGATAGCTTTTACATGTTAGATTGACTTTTTTGTGGTGTTTGGGTGGGGGGGTTTTAACAGGAGTGAAAGATGCGAGTGATAAGAAGATACTAGTGGATATGTTACTGTGGGCTGTTGACAACCCTGCACCGGCCAACTTCATGCTCATCTCCGGTGATAGGGACTTCTCCAACGCTCTTCACCAGCTAAGCATGAGGAGGTACACCATTCTCCTAGCTCAGCCTCCGCGTGCTTCGGCTCCACTCGTTGCTGCAGCCAAAAACGTATGGCTCTGGACTAGCCTCGCGTCTGGTGGTCCTCCTCTCACCAGTGCTGAATCCGCTGCACTGGTTAACATTGGACGCTGTCTTGTCTCCAATAACGAACCGGCCAAAGATCCAGAAACAGTTTCTGAACAAACACAGTCCAGCAAACCAACTGATTCAACTTGTGAAGCTCGAATTAGTAAGGATAAGAAGCCCAGAGATGACCACGTTCCGAGAGGAGGATTATCTCAGGAGACGAAATGGAATATGCTTCAGAATGGTAGAAGAGCCACAGGTGAATCTGTTGCTTCTTGTGGTGGCCTTGAAGCGCACCACTCAGATATAAGACATACATCTCAGGTAAACTTGTATCGTTCTGTGACCAAAATGTAttgcaagaaaaaaatgaatgacAACTTACTTCTTGAATATGATTTCTCTCATGCAGTCTGCGTTTGTAGCCAGTCATAACGTTCAGCCCAACGTTTCAGCCAAACCCAAAAACGAAGCATCGTTTGTAGCCAGTCACACTCATAAATCTCAGGCTAACGTTTCAGCCAAACCCATTAACGAAGCAGCGTTTGTAGCCAGTCACACTCACAGAGCTCAGGCTAACGTTTCAGCCAAACCCATCCATGAAGCACCATTTGTAGCCACTCACACTCACAGAGCTCAGGCTAACGTTTCAGCCAAACCAATACATGAAGCATCGTTTGTAGCTAGTCACACTCACAAAGCTCAGGCTAACGTTTCAGCCAAACCCATAAACGAAGCAGCGTTTGTTGCCACTCACACTCACAAAGCTCAAGCCACCATTTCAGCCAAACCCATACATGGAGCAGCGCCTGTAGCCAGTCACAAAGATCAGCCCAACGTTTCAACCAAACCCATATTTGAAGCAGCGCCTGTAGCCAGTCACAGAGCTCAGCCCAACGTTTCAACCAAACCCATATTTGAAGCAGCGCCTGTAGCCAGTCACAGAGCTCAGGCCAACGTTTCAGCCAAACCCATACTTGAAGCACCGTTTGTAGCCAGTCACAGAGCTCAGGCCAACTTTTTATCCAAACCGATGCACGAAGCAGCGCTAGTGGAACCTGTGTTGTGCAATGTTTGCCAGATCAGCTGCGCCAACAAGGATGCATATACCAGGCACACCTATGGTAAAAGACATCGGCAAAATTTGGAGCTACAAACTGGCAAGTCCGAAAACATGTCGCGTGGGGGGCCAGTTAGGCTACCTACGGAGAAGAATAGGAAGAAGAACACGAGTGAAGGTAGGAGTAAACCAAAAGGGAATTATCCTTGTCGTTTGTGCAATGTGGTATGCCAGAGTCAAGTTGTCTTTGAGTCTCATCTCAAGGGTCAGAAGCATGCTTCCATGCTGCTGGGTCAATCAGAGGCGAGTCTCTAACTTTTGGCaccaatattttatatagtctGGTAAAGCATATTCCGTGATATATTACCGTTTATTTCAGGCGTTCACTGATTCTAAGATGCCTCAAGAGAAAGCTGTCTGGGAGAAGGTTCAACCAAGAGAAGCAGTTGCAGAGACTAAACCTAAGGTGTCTGATGTATCTACTTGCCTTATAGCTAACTATTAGCTGCGTTAGGAAATTACAAGCACTGAAAAAACTCACAGTTTTGGTAAAACGTATGTCTGGTTAAAATACCGTTTCATCAGGTACTCACTGACTCTAAGAAGCTTCAAGAAAAATGTGTTGGAGAAATGGATCAACCAAGAGAAGCAATTATAGAGCCTCAGCTGCAGTCTCAGAATGCTCAAGAGAATAGCAAGTGCTTTGAGAAGCATGTTGCTATGGTTAATCAATCTGAGGCAAGTTTTTCTATCTATTGGACTATATGAGAATTTGGGGCTTTAAACATACTTAAAAGTAAGTCTTAACTATGGTAAAAAAAGAGAGTAGGAGTGAAGTCTTATATATGTGTTTGGACCAGGCACTCGTTGATTCTAGGAAGCTTGAAGAGAAAGTTGTCCGAGAAAGCGTTCAACCTATAGAAACAATTGCAGAGCATCAGCCCCAGTCCCAAAACACTCAAGAGACCAACAAGTTCTTCGAGAAGCCCAACGTAGAGTTCACAGAGGTatatgttaaagaaaaaaatgcaaGTACTAAAGACTGGGTAGAGACTGTTTTCTttggtgattttggagcatCAGAGAAAGCTAGGTAAATTTTTCCAAACTTGGACTTGGCTTAGTATCTCAAAATGTATAATCATTTAGTAATTATTCTGTAACTTGTGTCACAGAGAATGTTTTGATGACATTGTCCAACCTGCAAACCTGTCTGAAGGAGCAACTGATAAGCAAAAGGATGTGATGGTACCCCGAGCAATAGCAGGTAGCAATAAGACTTCTGATAGCCAGGGTTTTTATACAGTGTTTGGTGATATCAAGGGTCACTGGCCGAAGCAAACGCATGTTACGGTAGTGACAGTTACATCTTCTTgtatctctctgttttttttttatgattaaagtCAAACCCATTtgactttttttatttaattctttATACAGCCTTTTGTAGCTAGTGATGGTACTAAGTCCAGCGTTTCAACCAAGCCTATAACAAAGGAACAAGAAGTTTTGCAGCCTGTGTGGTGCCAAGTCTGTCAGATGAGCTGCAGCAGCAAGGTTGCATATGCAAATCATACCTATGGGAAAAAACACAGGGAGGCGTTGGTGTTGCAATCTGCCAAGAATGAAAACATGTCTAAGGGACCACCAGCCAAGCTTTCTAAGGAGAATGCAGAGAGCAAAAACCAAACCGCCTTTGGTTATCTGAACCATGCTTCCATGGTCAAGGAGCAAACAGAGGCAAGTTTATAACTTTActatttggttttctttcaCCAACTTGGTATCTGCTCGTACCAAATCTTACTCTTTAAGGTTACATATGAAGGATACTAGATCTTACTCTTAAGGTTACATATAGtaaaacaaagagagagaagCTAAACTAATTGATTGTTGTTGTAGAAGGCATTTGTTGATTCATGGAGAACTCGCCAAGCAATGGAACATCCATTGGGAAAAgcagaggaaacagaggagCAGAAACTTGTAACGACGGAGGATCATGGGTGTCAAGGGGCAGAAGAAGATAAAGAGGAAGTGAAGGAGATAAATGCCATCTCTGAGAACCTAACGCGTGCCTTCGCTGGAATGAGTCAAGAGTCTAATATACCCAAAGAATCGAGGTAAGAAACGATTAATCAGGGTGGTGGTTATCAGTATGTGTGTGTTTTCTAATGATTACTTGGGGTTACAGAGGATGCTTAGATGTGATTCCTGAGACAGTAAAAGTGCCAGCAGATGTGAGTGTGACAGAGAAGTTGgaagatgagtccaaacataAACAATCCCAACCAACACCACGGCAACCCGAAAAGGAGTCTGCAGAACGTAAGGAGCATCCCGGTGAGGCTGCCAAGAAGGAAGAGGCTAAGGTTCAACCTGATAACTTTTGGACCAGACTTTGGGGGGAAAAGAGTTAAAGAAAGCCTTGCTGAATAATTGTCTGATTTAAAACTGTAGTTTATGGTCAACTGTTACATTATATCTATGTTTAGTTGGTCCAATGAGACTGAGAGAATATAACGTTAAGTAATGATTTGAACCAAAAGCTAAACATAATCCAATTGTAAAGCTCTTCAATAGTTCTGACTTGGACCATTATAACGATGTGCGTTGATATTTAAAGATGTGTAAAAAGTCCATAAACTTGGTTTACCGTGATTAAGATCCTACTAATGAACACGTAACGTAGACTGACATGCGTCCATCTATTTTACTAGGATGCCACAACCTTTTTTATCAATCCCTGTTTTCGAGATTTATTTCTGCTAATTAccgatatatatatagtttccaAAGTAACTAGACAGAGACAGTGTATCTCATTGTCTGATTGGCACGCTTTTAATTCGCTGACGTGGCTTAAAAATCAAACGTCGATAATAAAGGAGTAGGAAACAGTAGTATTTAatacaaagga
Protein-coding sequences here:
- the LOC130506521 gene encoding uncharacterized protein LOC130506521 isoform X1, with the translated sequence MTTAEGEYSKAKTSVWWDIENCEVPKGWDAHAIAQNVSSALLNMNYGGPVSISAYGDTNLIPHAVQQALSSTGVGLNHVPAGVKDASDKKILVDMLLWAVDNPAPANFMLISGDRDFSNALHQLSMRRYTILLAQPPRASAPLVAAAKNVWLWTSLASGGPPLTSAESAALVNIGRCLVSNNEPAKDPETVSEQTQSSKPTDSTCEARISKDKKPRDDHVPRGGLSQETKWNMLQNGRRATGESVASCGGLEAHHSDIRHTSQSAFVASHNVQPNVSAKPKNEASFVASHTHKSQANVSAKPINEAAFVASHTHRAQANVSAKPIHEAPFVATHTHRAQANVSAKPIHEASFVASHTHKAQANVSAKPINEAAFVATHTHKAQATISAKPIHGAAPVASHKDQPNVSTKPIFEAAPVASHRAQPNVSTKPIFEAAPVASHRAQANVSAKPILEAPFVASHRAQANFLSKPMHEAALVEPVLCNVCQISCANKDAYTRHTYGKRHRQNLELQTGKSENMSRGGPVRLPTEKNRKKNTSEGRSKPKGNYPCRLCNVVCQSQVVFESHLKGQKHASMLLGQSEAFTDSKMPQEKAVWEKVQPREAVAETKPKVLTDSKKLQEKCVGEMDQPREAIIEPQLQSQNAQENSKCFEKHVAMVNQSEALVDSRKLEEKVVRESVQPIETIAEHQPQSQNTQETNKFFEKPNVEFTEVYVKEKNASTKDWVETVFFGDFGASEKARECFDDIVQPANLSEGATDKQKDVMVPRAIAGSNKTSDSQGFYTVFGDIKGHWPKQTHVTVVTPFVASDGTKSSVSTKPITKEQEVLQPVWCQVCQMSCSSKVAYANHTYGKKHREALVLQSAKNENMSKGPPAKLSKENAESKNQTAFGYLNHASMVKEQTEKAFVDSWRTRQAMEHPLGKAEETEEQKLVTTEDHGCQGAEEDKEEVKEINAISENLTRAFAGMSQESNIPKESRGCLDVIPETVKVPADVSVTEKLEDESKHKQSQPTPRQPEKESAERKEHPGEAAKKEEAKVQPDNFWTRLWGEKS
- the LOC108860145 gene encoding uncharacterized protein LOC108860145 isoform X1 — translated: MFHHSSLARLLKKGIEQLFVLWQERLAVYVSSNVPAVIIGDPSRFRQIITNLELRKLLMRWLLSSYEARGRQFTAVSRTSGVSGTGTWWGQCGNVSETFQSRWGRQIFVETA
- the LOC130506521 gene encoding uncharacterized protein LOC130506521 isoform X3, producing the protein MTTAEGEYSKAKTSVWWDIENCEVPKGWDAHAIAQNVSSALLNMNYGGPVSISAYGDTNLIPHAVQQALSSTGVGLNHVPAGVKDASDKKILVDMLLWAVDNPAPANFMLISGDRDFSNALHQLSMRRYTILLAQPPRASAPLVAAAKNVWLWTSLASGGPPLTSAESAALVNIGRCLVSNNEPAKDPETVSEQTQSSKPTDSTCEARISKDKKPRDDHVPRGGLSQETKWNMLQNGRRATGESVASCGGLEAHHSDIRHTSQSAFVASHNVQPNVSAKPKNEASFVASHTHKSQANVSAKPINEAAFVASHTHRAQANVSAKPIHEAPFVATHTHRAQANVSAKPIHEASFVASHTHKAQANVSAKPINEAAFVATHTHKAQATISAKPIHGAAPVASHKDQPNVSTKPIFEAAPVASHRAQPNVSTKPIFEAAPVASHRAQANVSAKPILEAPFVASHRAQANFLSKPMHEAALVEPVLCNVCQISCANKDAYTRHTYGKRHRQNLELQTGKSENMSRGGPVRLPTEKNRKKNTSEGRSKPKGNYPCRLCNVVCQSQVVFESHLKGQKHASMLLGQSEAFTDSKMPQEKAVWEKVQPREAVAETKPKVLTDSKKLQEKCVGEMDQPREAIIEPQLQSQNAQENSKCFEKHVAMVNQSEALVDSRKLEEKVVRESVQPIETIAEHQPQSQNTQETNKFFEKPNVEFTEVYVKEKNASTKDWVETVFFGDFGASEKARECFDDIVQPANLSEGATDKQKDVMVPRAIAGSNKTSDSQGFYTVFGDIKGHWPKQTHVTPFVASDGTKSSVSTKPITKEQEVLQPVWCQVCQMSCSSKVAYANHTYGKKHREALVLQSAKNENMSKGPPAKLSKENAESKNQTAFGYLNHASMVKEQTEKAFVDSWRTRQAMEHPLGKAEETEEQKLVTTEDHGCQGAEEDKEEVKEINAISENLTRAFAGMSQESNIPKESRGCLDVIPETVKVPADVSVTEKLEDESKHKQSQPTPRQPEKESAERKEHPGEAAKKEEAKVQPDNFWTRLWGEKS
- the LOC108860145 gene encoding histidine kinase 2-like isoform X2 — protein: MLKLLMDTDLDAKQMDSAETAHGSRKDLISLINEVLDQAKIESGRIKLENVPFDLRFLMDNVSSLLSGKVAEKRNRVFSRAASIWFHDQAWIVTAEVVTFKL
- the LOC130506521 gene encoding uncharacterized protein LOC130506521 isoform X2 gives rise to the protein MTTAEGEYSKAKTSVWWDIENCEVPKGWDAHAIAQNVSSALLNMNYGGPVSISAYGDTNLIPHAVQQALSSTGVGLNHVPAGVKDASDKKILVDMLLWAVDNPAPANFMLISGDRDFSNALHQLSMRRYTILLAQPPRASAPLVAAAKNVWLWTSLASGGPPLTSAESAALVNIGRCLVSNNEPAKDPETVSEQTQSSKPTDSTCEARISKDKKPRDDHVPRGGLSQETKWNMLQNGRRATGESVASCGGLEAHHSDIRHTSQSAFVASHNVQPNVSAKPKNEASFVASHTHKSQANVSAKPINEAAFVASHTHRAQANVSAKPIHEAPFVATHTHRAQANVSAKPIHEASFVASHTHKAQANVSAKPINEAAFVATHTHKAQATISAKPIHGAAPVASHKDQPNVSTKPIFEAAPVASHRAQPNVSTKPIFEAAPVASHRAQANVSAKPILEAPFVASHRAQANFLSKPMHEAALVEPVLCNVCQISCANKDAYTRHTYGKRHRQNLELQTGKSENMSRGGPVRLPTEKNRKKNTSEGRSKPKGNYPCRLCNVVCQSQVVFESHLKGQKHASMLLGQSEAFTDSKMPQEKAVWEKVQPREAVAETKPKVLTDSKKLQEKCVGEMDQPREAIIEPQLQSQNAQENSKCFEKHVAMVNQSEALVDSRKLEEKVVRESVQPIETIAEHQPQSQNTQETNKFFEKPNVEFTEVYVKEKNASTKDWVETVFFGDFGASEKARECFDDIVQPANLSEGATDKQKDVMVPRAIAGSNKTSDSQGFYTVFGDIKGHWPKQTHVTVVTPFVASDGTKSSVSTKPITKEQEVLQPVWCQVCQMSCSSKVAYANHTYGKKHREALVLQSAKNENMSKGPPAKLSKENAESKNQTAFGYLNHASMVKEQTEAFVDSWRTRQAMEHPLGKAEETEEQKLVTTEDHGCQGAEEDKEEVKEINAISENLTRAFAGMSQESNIPKESRGCLDVIPETVKVPADVSVTEKLEDESKHKQSQPTPRQPEKESAERKEHPGEAAKKEEAKVQPDNFWTRLWGEKS